The genomic DNA AGCTTGATGTTGGCACTATCATTGTGGCGACTGGGTACAAGATCTTTGACGTTGGACAGTATGGACGATTCGGTTATGGGAAATATCCGAATGTCATTAATGCCCTGGAATACGAACGCCTCATCAATGCTGCTGGTCCCACCAGTGGCAATCTTCTCCGGCCAAGTGATGGAACGCGACCGCGTAAGATCGCATTCATTCAGTGCGTTGGAGCCCGGGATACGCAAAAGGGTGTACCAGAATGTTCGCGGATCTGTTGCATGTACGGGATCAAGAATGCCGTCATGGCTCGGGAGCACGATTCGAAGGCCGAGGCGACGATCTACTATGCGGATATTCGTGCCTTCGGGAAGGGTTTTGAAGAATTCTATGAGATGGCCCGAACACGCTTTGGAGTGAACTTTGTCCGTGGGCGTGTGGGTGATGTGACGGAAGATCCTGCTACAGGAAATCTCTTTCTCACAGTAGAGGATACGAAGAAGCATCAGCCGATGGTCGTCGAGCATGATCTGGTCGTGCTGAGCCCGGGAGTCCTTCCCTCTACTGGAACTTCTGAGTTGGCCGAAGAGCTGGGTCTCGAGTTGGAAGATGATGGCTTCATTGCCATCCGTGATGAGATCACCGCACCTGTTGACACGACGGTGCCGGGCATTTTCGCATGTGGTTGTGCGAGTGGGCCAAAGGACATTCCCGATTCAGTCACGGCAGGTAGTGCTGCAGCAATGCGTGCCACGATCATCTTGAGCCGGTTCGTACAATCACCGGACATGACCATGTTGGAAGTGAGTCCTCAGGAGCGACTCCATACCGTGTGAGCGGATGAAGATTCATTGGAGTATGCCGTTGAACGTTGTCGCGGCGGGTCGGGGAGTTACTTCCCCGGCAATGTCGCTTATTGAACGTCAGTTGTGCGAAATGGTACGTATCTGTGGCACGATTTGTCCGAAATGTGTCTATTCCTGAACTCGTTAAGGATATAATAACTCTCTGTGCTACTACAGCCGGGCCTTATTACAATTCGAAACCGTGGCCCGGTGGATCCCCGACTCGCAATCCTTCGAAGGAGACGATTGTCAATGAATGAAACGGTCTATACCCCTACCTCTAGCTTCGCAGAGGAGCTTGCAGCCATCCCTGGTGGCGAAGCTGTGAACAAATGTATTCAATGTGGTATCTGTACCGCTAGCTGTGCCGTTGCAAGATATTCCGATGAGTATCGGCCACGACAACTGATCCAGAAGATCCTCTTGGGCGAACGTGAAGAGGTCCTCAAGAGTACGCTTCCTTGGCTCTGCATGACCTGTAGGCTCTGTGAAGAACGTTGTCAGGAGGGTGTCAGTCCTGCGGAGATATTTCATGCAGTCCGAATTTTAGCAGCACGCGAGGGTCATGTTCCACAATCTTTCAGGCATGTTGTTAGTGCATTGATTAGGGATGGGTGGTTGCTGAATGATTCCTACACGGACTTTGAGGAGGATGACAGGGAGGATCTCGGCCTCAATACCGAGTTGGGTTGGAATAATGAATTTTTGAAGCGGATTAAAAAATTAATACCACTGGAGGAGAGCGAATGAGAGAGATACTGCTTTACACTGGGTGCACCACTCCAGTCAGACTTCCGGCTTACGAGGCCGCAACGATCGCTGTACTTGAGAAGTTGGGAGTGAAGGCCCGTGAGATGACCGATGTCACATGTTGCGGTGCTCAATACATCGAATCGATCAGCCCGACCGCGTTCGCAGCAATGAGCGGACGAATCCTTGCAGTCGCTGAAAAAGAGGGTCTCGATATCTTGGCGATCTGTGGAGCGTGTTCAGGGTCTCTCAAGATCACCAAGCACGAGCTTGACCACGACAAGCAGTTGCGTGATGAGATCAATGACATCCTGGCGGATGAGGGTCTCAAGTACACAGGAAAGGTACGAGTTCGACATCTCCTTCAGGTGCTTGCGGAGGACATCGGGTACGAGACAATTGAGCGTGCAATCGTCAAGCCCTACACCGGGTTGAAGGTTTCCGCTCACTATGGATGCCACGTGACACGACCGTTTGATATTGTGCAGGTGGACGATCCGGAGAACCCAACGATCCTTGACCGACTGGCCGAGATCGCAGGTGCTGAGGCTGTGGACTATGCTGGCAAGACCCGGTGCTGTGGTGGTCCCATGCTTGCGATGGACGAGTCACTTGCTACCAAGATCGGTCAGGAGAAGGTCAACAATATTGCAGATGTCGGTGCCGACGTTATACTCACCGCCTGTGAATTCTGTGACATTCAACTTACTCAGGTTCAATTCGACGATAATTTTGATGCTTCAAGGAGAATACCCGTCATGCCCATCACTCAGTTCTTGGGACCAGCTTTAGGAATTGATGAAGAAAGACTTGGATTTTCGCTCAACCGCATTGACCCACAAGAGGTCCTTGCTGCCCTTCAGGGGGGACAGGCATGAGATCGACAGCGGCACTTGTTGTTGGTGGTGGCGTTGCTGGCATGCAGGCCGCCCTAGACATTGCTGGTCAAGGGTACAAGGTCTATCTGGTTGAAAAATCACCTTCTATTGGAGGACGCATGGCTGCCCTCGATAAGACATTTCCCACTTTGGACTGCTCGGCCTGTATTCTGACTCCACGGCTGAGCGAGGTCTCCCGACACCCGAACATTGAACTCCTTACCTATTCAGAGGTCAAGAATGTCACGGGAGAGGTTGGCGACTTCAAAGTCGAGGTGTTGCGAAAGGCTCGTTACGTGCATGAAGATCGATGTTCTGGATGCGGTGACTGTGCCAGAGAATGCCCGATAGAGGTCCCGAACGAGTTCGATGAGTATCTTGGTTTCCGAAAGGCCATCTACGTAATGTTTCCACAATCGACTCCTAATGTCTACACTATTGACAAGAACTCTTGTATTCAATGTAAGAGATGCCAACGGGTCTGCGAGCGCGGTGCGATCGACTTTGAGATGCAGGATGAGACGGTCGAGCTCTCAGTCGGCGTGATCATTCTCTCAACAGGGTACAAGCTCTTTGATGTACGAAAATATCCACGGTTAGGATATGGTCGCTATCGTAATGTGATCACAGCCATGGAGTTCGAGCGGTTGATTAATGCAGCCGGTCCTACTCAGGGACACCTCATTCGACTCAGTGATGGCACGGTCCCAAAGAATATTGGATTCATTCAGTGCGTTGGTGCTCGTGACATCAAGAAGGGCGTTCCCAACTGTTCCCGAGTGTGTTGCATGTACGGGATCAAGAATGCTGTTATGGCCCGCGAACATGATGCAGAGGCAAACGTCACGATCTACTATGCGGACATCCGTGCCTTTGGGAAGGGCTTTGAAGAATTCTACGAGATGGCCCGAACACGTTTTGGTGTTAGTTTCATGAAGGGTCGTGTTGGTGAGATTGAGGAAGATCCAGTCACGAAGAATCTGCGCTTTGAGGTAGAAAACACCCTTACTGGTCAGATGCAGAACGTTGAGCACGACCTCGTGGTCCTGTGTCCCGGTCTCCAACCCGCTGAGGATCTTGATCAGCTCGCGGCTATGCTTGGACTTCGAACATCCAGTGACGGCTATGTTGAGACCATGGACTGTCTTGCCTCACCCTTAGAGACCGATAACCCGGGAATCCTTGTATGTGGTTGTGTTGATGGGCCGAAAGATATCCCTGACTCCGTGACCGCCGGAAGCGCGGCGGCCATGAGAGCAACTATTCTTCTCTCTGGAGGTGGAAAGTAGATGACTGAAAACGAGACCCCGCGTATCGGTGTCTTTGTATGCCATTGTGGTCATAACATTGCGGGCACCGTAGATGTTGTTCGTGTTGCGAAAGAGGCCGAAAAATTCCCGAATGTTGTATTCTCAACAGACGAGATGTTCATGTGTGCTGATTCGGGACAGGAACTTATCCGGACAAAGATCAAAGAGCACGACCTGACCCGTATCATCGTGGCGAGCTGTTCTCCGCGAATGCATGAGCCAACCTTCAGGCGAGTAGTAGAAGAGGGAGGTCTCAACAGGTACGTCTTTGAACAGGTCAATTTACGTGAGCATGTTTCTTGGTGTCACATGCATGAACCCGAGGCTGCAACGGAGAAGGCCATTGACCTCGTGAGGATGGCTGTCGCCCGAGCTGCAAAGCTGGAGCCTCTCCCAATTAAACGAGTCAAGGTGATCCCTCGTACTCTCGTCGTGGGTGGAGGTATCGCTGGACTGCGTGCCTCTCTTGATATTGCAGATCGTGGTTTTGAGGTGGTCCTTGTCGAGAAACAGGACAAGCTCGGTGGCAACGTAATCAAGTGGACCCACATGTTCCCATCAGATCGTACCGGTACAGAGGTTGTCGAACCACTCATAGAGCGAGTAGAGTCCCATTCAAATATCAAGGTCTACAAGAGCAGCCGAGTCATTGACTTTGAGGGGTACATTGGGAATTTCGAGGTCACAATTGAGTCACAGGGTCGCAAAAAGAATGAGACCGTAGAAGTAGGGGCTGTCATTGTGGCAACTGGATTCGAGGCTTTCAAACCAAAGGGCTACTACGGTTATGGTGAATCACCAGACATTGTGACGCTCGATGAGCTTCAGGCGATGCCTCGACAGGATCTTCTTCTTCGGCCAAGCGACGGAAAGCCTGCAAAGAAGATCGCATTCATTGGATGTGTTGGTTCACGAGAACCCGGTAAGAAGGGGCACGAGCACTGTTCGCGATATTGTTGTTCCGCTGTTGCGAAGGCCGCTGCGGACCTACGAGACCGGGTTGATGAGGCACTCGTTCTCTATCAGGATGTCCGTACCTACGGTCGAGGACATGAGGATATTCACAGGCTCGCACGACAGAAGCGAGTCATATTCAGCAAGTTCGAACCAGATGAGAAGCCCGAGGTCACAGTAACGGATGGCAAGATCAAGATGCGATGGCGGGACGTACTTGCCGACGACCAACTTGCGTTCGAACCTGACCTGCTGATTCTTGCATCAGCGATGATACCGCCATCAGATGTTGAAGAGACCGCGACCATGTTCAGTCTGACGCGAAGTGGTGATGGCTTCTTCAATCCAGAACACATCAAGCTAGCACCTCTCACAACGCACACTGCGGGGATTATGATCGCAGGAGTGGCACAGGCTGCAAAGAACGCCTCCGAATCGGTCATCGATGCAAGTGGCGCAGCAGCAAAGGCAGCATCACTCTTGGCACGGGGTGAGGTCGAGATAGAGTCCACGGTCTCACGAGTGGACCCGGATCTCTGTTCCTCTTGTCATACCTGTGTTGCGGCCTGTCCTTATGGAGCCATATCCATGGACGATTCGGATCCACCGATTGCTGTTGTGACAGAGGCCAAATGTCATGGGTGCGGAACCTGCGCGGCCGGCTGCCCCAGTGGTGCCATTACGATGTTTCATTCTACGGATGAGCAGATTCTCTCTATGGTTGAAGCGCTACTGGTTCCAAGCCCGATCAGCGGAGGTGAGTGATCCATGACTCAAGCAACAACAAAGACTACTACGACCGGTAATGACTGGGAACCTAAGATAGTTGCATTCTGCTGCAACTGGTGCTCGTACGCTGGTGCCGACTTAGCCGGAACAAGCCGTATACAATACCCCCCAAACGCTCGAATCATCAGGGTGAATTGTACCGGGCGGATCGACCCGGACTTTATTCTTGCAGCCCTTGAGATGGGCGCAGATGGAGTGCTGGTTTCAGGGTGTCACCCCGGAGACTGTCACTATACGAGTGGGAACCTGAAGATGCAGGCACGATGGGCGCTCTTGCGCAAGGCGATCGAGCAAGCGGGGATCGACCCTCGACGGATTCGATTGCAGTGGGCAAGTGCCTCTGAGGCCCAGATCTTTGCCGATGGGGTGACCCTGCTTATCGATCAAGTAAAGAAACTAGGACCTCTAAGGGGGCAATGGAGATGACACAGTTCAAGAGTTTCTTCCAGCAGAATCGAGGAGATATACGTAAACAGCGAAAGGCTATCACTGAGGCTCTCGCTCAAGGCCCTGCCACGATCACAGAACTGGCTAATCGAACTGAACTGCCTAAGGACCTGATCGTGTGGAATATCGTTGGTCTGCTCCGATGGGGCAGCGTGGAGATCGCAGGAGAGAATGGGTGCGAGCTGGTCTATGCAAGAAAGGAGGTCGCAAATTGACAGAACCCGTACCAGTAGCAATGGCTCAGGGCAGTTCATGTTGGGGCTGTTACCAGAGCTTGATCGACATTCATCTTCATCTGGCAGATGTTCTCCCGAAACTTGATATCAAGTTCTGGACCTGTGTCGCAGACTTCAAGCATCAGGACCTGGAGAACTATCCCGATGGCTCGATCGCGGTCGGCTTCTATGAGGGAGTCGCTCGGACCGAAGAGGACACGCACCTACTGAAAGTCATGCGTAAAAAATGCAAGATCCTTGTTGCTTTTGGAACGTGCTCTTGCTATGGAGGAATCCCGGGTCTTGCGAATTTCTACGACATCGAAGAGTGTTACGATGTTAAGTTCAGAGAGAACCGGACCGTGACCGGTGGTAAGGTCCCCTCAGAAAATCTTCCGCCGATAGAGCCCGTGATTCGTGCAAATAATACGATCGTCGACTTTGACATTTATCTGCCCGGCTGCCCCCCCACATCTGAACTCATTCTCAAAGCCGTGACTGCGCTCTTGAGCGGGACTCCCTTAGACCTTCCGCCTCATGCGGTCTGTCACTATTGTAAGAGAGAGAAGAAGGAGACCCCCATTCCTGAGATACTGCGACCGTATCAGGGTAATGCCGATCCTGACAGATGTCTTCTCGAACAAGGATACATCTGCATGGGCTCCGCCACCTGGGGTCTCTGTGAGGGCCTGTGTGTTAATCGGGGTGCGACTTGCCGAGGTTGCTTTGGTCCTGTGCCACCTATTGATTCGGACCAGGGCGCTGCGGGTATTGGCATGCTGGGCACTTACGCACCAATCGACCCTGAAAAGATCGAGAATGAATGCAAAGATCCTCTCGGTCAGTTCTGGCGGTTCACCTATCCCGCAAGTCGGCTTGGTCGAATCCGCATCAAGAGAGAGGAGGCTAAAAAATAATGACTGATGAAAGAATAATTCGCATTGATCCAGTCACGAGGCTTGAAGGTCATGGTTCACTGACAATAAAGCTCGGTACTGATGGAAAAGTCAGAGATGTCCAGTTTAATGTGTCCAGCACCCGTTTCTTTGAGAAGTTTCTCGAGGGCCGTCCAATGGAGGAGGCTCCACGGATAGCACCTCGCATCTGCGGGATCTGCCCCGTTCCTCACCATCTCGCCTCGGTCAAGGCGGTAGAGGATGCATGGGGGATCACTCCGCCCCCCGCTGCAATAAAGCTTCGCCGACTCCTCATTGAGGCTAAGCAACTCTCCTCCCACGCGATCCACTTCTATGCACTCGCCGCCCCTGACTTTGTGTTCGGCCCATTTGCAGATCCCGCTGTTCGAAATGTTGCTGGTGTGTTGAAGCATCTTCCTGATGTGGCTGTTCAAGCGATCAAGTTGATGCAGTTCGGACAGGAACTGTGCAAGACCGTCGGTATCAAAGCAATTCATCCGACTACTGCCATCCCTGGTGGAATGCTGGCCACGGTCTCAGAGGAATCGCGGGACTACTGGCTTGGACAGATTCCCGAACTTATGGAGAACATCACGAAGACCGTGGACCTTGCAAAGAAGGTCGTATCGGACTACATAGATGTGGTGACCAAGGTCGCAGTCACACCAACATACTATCTTGGTCTGGCGAACAAGGGCGTCCACGACATCTATGATGGCACCGTCCGTGTGATGGATCCTGACGGGAAGATCGTAGCGGACTTTAAGCCACAGGACTATCCTGATTATTATGGCGAATTTGTTTCGGACCATTCCTATGCTACTCATATCTATTACAAGCCTGTTGGCTACCCTAAAGGGATCTGGCGTGCCAATACGCTTGCCCGTTGCAATGTGGCTGACAAGATGGCCACACCACTGGCTCAAGAAGCATTGAAGGAGATGCGCGAGCTGGTCGGTCGGCCCTCTCATCATACCTTTGCTTACCACTATGCCCGTGTGATAGAAATGGTTCAGGCCGCTGAACACATCAAGAACCTGCTCGAAGATCCCGACATTGTGAGCACAGATGTCAAACTCGCAGATGTTGAACCACGCGCTGGTAATGGCGTAGGACTCGTCGAGGCGCCTCGTGGTACACTCTTGCATAATTACGAATGCGACG from Candidatus Thorarchaeota archaeon includes the following:
- a CDS encoding 4Fe-4S dicluster domain-containing protein, whose amino-acid sequence is MNETVYTPTSSFAEELAAIPGGEAVNKCIQCGICTASCAVARYSDEYRPRQLIQKILLGEREEVLKSTLPWLCMTCRLCEERCQEGVSPAEIFHAVRILAAREGHVPQSFRHVVSALIRDGWLLNDSYTDFEEDDREDLGLNTELGWNNEFLKRIKKLIPLEESE
- a CDS encoding CoB--CoM heterodisulfide reductase iron-sulfur subunit B family protein, whose translation is MREILLYTGCTTPVRLPAYEAATIAVLEKLGVKAREMTDVTCCGAQYIESISPTAFAAMSGRILAVAEKEGLDILAICGACSGSLKITKHELDHDKQLRDEINDILADEGLKYTGKVRVRHLLQVLAEDIGYETIERAIVKPYTGLKVSAHYGCHVTRPFDIVQVDDPENPTILDRLAEIAGAEAVDYAGKTRCCGGPMLAMDESLATKIGQEKVNNIADVGADVILTACEFCDIQLTQVQFDDNFDASRRIPVMPITQFLGPALGIDEERLGFSLNRIDPQEVLAALQGGQA
- a CDS encoding CoB--CoM heterodisulfide reductase iron-sulfur subunit A family protein; the protein is MRSTAALVVGGGVAGMQAALDIAGQGYKVYLVEKSPSIGGRMAALDKTFPTLDCSACILTPRLSEVSRHPNIELLTYSEVKNVTGEVGDFKVEVLRKARYVHEDRCSGCGDCARECPIEVPNEFDEYLGFRKAIYVMFPQSTPNVYTIDKNSCIQCKRCQRVCERGAIDFEMQDETVELSVGVIILSTGYKLFDVRKYPRLGYGRYRNVITAMEFERLINAAGPTQGHLIRLSDGTVPKNIGFIQCVGARDIKKGVPNCSRVCCMYGIKNAVMAREHDAEANVTIYYADIRAFGKGFEEFYEMARTRFGVSFMKGRVGEIEEDPVTKNLRFEVENTLTGQMQNVEHDLVVLCPGLQPAEDLDQLAAMLGLRTSSDGYVETMDCLASPLETDNPGILVCGCVDGPKDIPDSVTAGSAAAMRATILLSGGGK
- a CDS encoding CoB--CoM heterodisulfide reductase iron-sulfur subunit A family protein; the protein is MTENETPRIGVFVCHCGHNIAGTVDVVRVAKEAEKFPNVVFSTDEMFMCADSGQELIRTKIKEHDLTRIIVASCSPRMHEPTFRRVVEEGGLNRYVFEQVNLREHVSWCHMHEPEAATEKAIDLVRMAVARAAKLEPLPIKRVKVIPRTLVVGGGIAGLRASLDIADRGFEVVLVEKQDKLGGNVIKWTHMFPSDRTGTEVVEPLIERVESHSNIKVYKSSRVIDFEGYIGNFEVTIESQGRKKNETVEVGAVIVATGFEAFKPKGYYGYGESPDIVTLDELQAMPRQDLLLRPSDGKPAKKIAFIGCVGSREPGKKGHEHCSRYCCSAVAKAAADLRDRVDEALVLYQDVRTYGRGHEDIHRLARQKRVIFSKFEPDEKPEVTVTDGKIKMRWRDVLADDQLAFEPDLLILASAMIPPSDVEETATMFSLTRSGDGFFNPEHIKLAPLTTHTAGIMIAGVAQAAKNASESVIDASGAAAKAASLLARGEVEIESTVSRVDPDLCSSCHTCVAACPYGAISMDDSDPPIAVVTEAKCHGCGTCAAGCPSGAITMFHSTDEQILSMVEALLVPSPISGGE
- a CDS encoding hydrogenase iron-sulfur subunit, yielding MTQATTKTTTTGNDWEPKIVAFCCNWCSYAGADLAGTSRIQYPPNARIIRVNCTGRIDPDFILAALEMGADGVLVSGCHPGDCHYTSGNLKMQARWALLRKAIEQAGIDPRRIRLQWASASEAQIFADGVTLLIDQVKKLGPLRGQWR
- a CDS encoding F420-nonreducing hydrogenase, which codes for MTEPVPVAMAQGSSCWGCYQSLIDIHLHLADVLPKLDIKFWTCVADFKHQDLENYPDGSIAVGFYEGVARTEEDTHLLKVMRKKCKILVAFGTCSCYGGIPGLANFYDIEECYDVKFRENRTVTGGKVPSENLPPIEPVIRANNTIVDFDIYLPGCPPTSELILKAVTALLSGTPLDLPPHAVCHYCKREKKETPIPEILRPYQGNADPDRCLLEQGYICMGSATWGLCEGLCVNRGATCRGCFGPVPPIDSDQGAAGIGMLGTYAPIDPEKIENECKDPLGQFWRFTYPASRLGRIRIKREEAKK
- a CDS encoding Ni/Fe hydrogenase subunit alpha, encoding MTDERIIRIDPVTRLEGHGSLTIKLGTDGKVRDVQFNVSSTRFFEKFLEGRPMEEAPRIAPRICGICPVPHHLASVKAVEDAWGITPPPAAIKLRRLLIEAKQLSSHAIHFYALAAPDFVFGPFADPAVRNVAGVLKHLPDVAVQAIKLMQFGQELCKTVGIKAIHPTTAIPGGMLATVSEESRDYWLGQIPELMENITKTVDLAKKVVSDYIDVVTKVAVTPTYYLGLANKGVHDIYDGTVRVMDPDGKIVADFKPQDYPDYYGEFVSDHSYATHIYYKPVGYPKGIWRANTLARCNVADKMATPLAQEALKEMRELVGRPSHHTFAYHYARVIEMVQAAEHIKNLLEDPDIVSTDVKLADVEPRAGNGVGLVEAPRGTLLHNYECDEDGMILKANLIVATNNNIAGIEKSLLDAARFVFEQQGHKDLKLPEPLVKL